GGCGCAGTTCTACCCCGGCGAGCGCCGGCCGCTCTGAGCGGTCAGAACGAGGGCATCACGTCCTCGGCGTAGAACTCGAGGAACCCCTCCACGTCGGGGGCGACCTGGTGGAGCGTGACGCGCTCGAAGCCGGCGTCGACGAACTCCTCGACGTTCTCGACGTGAGTGTCCGGGTCGGGGTCGGTCGGGGTGCTCCCCTCGCGGATGTCCTCGGGCTCGATCATCTCGCAGGCCTGCTCGAAGTGCTTCGGCGTCGCCAGTTCGGTGTTGAGATCGCCCGTCAGCGCCGTGGTCGGCCAGCGCTCGTAGGCGGCCTCGACGGCCTCGTCCTCCGTCTCGGCATAGGAGACGGTCATCTGGGCGTACCGGGGCCCGTCGCCGCCCGCGTCCTCGTAGGTCTCGACGACCTCCTCCTGCGGACCGACGGTGACGAGTCCGTCGCCGATCTCTGCAGCGGACTCAGCCGACTTCGGGCCGTACGCCGAGACGGGGATGTCCGGGGTCTCGTCGGGCAGGGTGTACACCCGGGCGTTCTCGACGTCGTAGTGCTTCCCGTGGTGGCTGACGTTCTCGCCCGTCCAGAGCTTCCGGATCACCTCGACGGCCTCCTCCAGCATCTCCAGGCGGACCTCGTGCTCGGCCCAGTGGTCGCCGAGGACGTGCTCGTTCAGGTTCTCGCCGGTGCCGACGCCGAGCGAGAACTCGCCGGGGAGCATCGTCGCCGCCGTCGCCGCCGCCTGCGCGACGATCGCCGGGTGGATGCGCATGATCGGCGCGGTGACGCCCGTCGCGATCGGGATGTCGTCTATCTCCTGCGCGACGCCGCCCAGCGTCCCCCAGACGAACGGGCTCTCGCCCTGCGCGCTGATCCAGGGGTGGAAGTGGTCCGAGATCGTCAGGTAGTCGAAGCCGAGTTCCTCGGCGCGGCCGGCGTACTCGACCAGTTCGTTCGGCCCGTGCAGTTCGCTCGACAGTGCGAATCCGAATTCAGGCATAGGGTATCATCCGTCCGCCGTTCCACGCGGAGCGGGTTAAGCGGCAGTTGCGTCGTCGGTTATGAAAACGCCCGGACAGGCGAAACGCCCTCGGCGGACGCGCCCGTAGGAGTCGCCGTGACCGACGACAAGGACCCGAACGAGATGGGAGACGACGGACCGGACGCGAGCGCGGACGCCGACGGGGACCCGGACTCCCTGATCGAGTCCCTGCACGCCGAACTGGCCGCGACCGCGGAGCTACCGATCGACCGGGACGCCGGCCGGTGGATCGGCGAGGCCGAGGCCGTCGCCGAGGACCTCGTCGGCGCGGCCGCGTCGGAGGCGGTCGTCGACAAGCGGGTCGGCCACGTCCGGGACCTCCTCGCCGAGGTGGAGGACACCGGGAACGAGGAGGCCGACGAGCACGTCGACGAGGCCGAGCGGCTCACCGACCGGATCCTCGGCGAGTAGCTTCCAATCGACGTTCGGCGGCGGCATCGGCGTCCTCGCCGAGGTGGCGAGTTTCATGTACCCGGCGGTCCGTCCTCGGCGTGGCGGCGACGTTCGCGATCATGTCCTCCCTCTGAGTGACGGAGGACCTCGTTTGTACTGAAGACCCC
This portion of the Halostella limicola genome encodes:
- a CDS encoding TIGR03557 family F420-dependent LLM class oxidoreductase, with the protein product MPEFGFALSSELHGPNELVEYAGRAEELGFDYLTISDHFHPWISAQGESPFVWGTLGGVAQEIDDIPIATGVTAPIMRIHPAIVAQAAATAATMLPGEFSLGVGTGENLNEHVLGDHWAEHEVRLEMLEEAVEVIRKLWTGENVSHHGKHYDVENARVYTLPDETPDIPVSAYGPKSAESAAEIGDGLVTVGPQEEVVETYEDAGGDGPRYAQMTVSYAETEDEAVEAAYERWPTTALTGDLNTELATPKHFEQACEMIEPEDIREGSTPTDPDPDTHVENVEEFVDAGFERVTLHQVAPDVEGFLEFYAEDVMPSF